A genomic window from Lepisosteus oculatus isolate fLepOcu1 chromosome 27, fLepOcu1.hap2, whole genome shotgun sequence includes:
- the LOC102686857 gene encoding B-cell receptor CD22-like isoform X3, producing the protein MGVEYSLSLWGMTLLILSATPWKVKANSTRKKDTFKEGDSVTLMCHTGSCFPTTTELTWFKNGQPISNRQTTANTLHFNSVSYEDYGNYSCASKANTSISSPQFSLDVKYSPKSTSVSVSPSGQILEGSSVTLTCRSNANPPVKNYIWFKMSSAGVQETGQGQNLTLAEVSSGDSGHYFCGAQNKHGAENSTAVVLAVAAKQNPAVLPVVLVVILLSISALVSYICLKRKRVDPSEEESNRNTDTEETKDHTYGNMVPSHNPKRTQEQSVNEEDDVNYSTVHFLSKTTPRNELPFEETEDASVLYSIVRT; encoded by the exons ATGGGTGTTGAATACTCCCTCTCCTTGTGGGGAATGACTCTGTTAATCCTGTCAG CAACACCCTGGAAGGttaaagcaaattcaacaagaaaaaaagacacctTCAAAGAAGGAGACAGTGTGACTCTGATGTGTCACACAGGGAGCTGCTTTCCTACAACGACAGAGCTCACCTGGTTTAAGAACGGTCAGCCCATCTCAAACAGGCAGACAACAGCAAACACACTGCACTTTAATAGTGTTTCCTATGAAGACTATGGAAACTACTCCTGTGCTTCAAAAGCTAACACAAGTATATCATCTCCACAGTTCTCTCTTGATGTTAAAT attctCCAAAGAGCACCTCTGTATCAGTCAGTCCCTCTGGTCAAATACTGGAAGGCAGTTCTGTCACTCTGACCTGCAGGAGCAATGCAAACCCACCAGTGAAAAATTACATCTGGTTCAAGATGAGTAGTGCTGGTGTCCAGGAAACAGGACAAGGGCAGAATTTAACCCTTGCTGAGGTTAGCTCTGGAGACAGTGGACATTACTTCTGTGGAGCACAAAACAAGCATGGTGCTGAAAATTCTACAGCTGTAGTTCTTGCTGTTGCAG CCAAACAAAACCCAGCAGTGCTTCCAGTTGTGTTGGTAGTCATATTactgagcatttctgctctTGTGAGTTACATATGTTTGAAAAG AAAAAGGGTTGATCCTTCTGAAGAGGAGAGCAACAGGAACACAGACACTGAG GAAACTAAAGACCACACATACGGCAATATGGTACCATCGCACAACCCAAAGAGAACACAGGAGCAGAGTGTGAATGAAGAGGATGATGTCAATTACTCAACAGTCCACTTTCTGTCGAAGACAACACCCAG AAACGAACTCCCTTTCGAAGAGACGGAAGATGCCTCAGTTCTGTATAGTATAGTGCGGACGTGA
- the LOC102686857 gene encoding B-cell receptor CD22-like isoform X1 has translation MGVEYSLSLWGMTLLILSGVYGSDWAVSYPRRTICTVRGSSVIIRCSYNYPKEFTVHSQSVQHKVTTVMWCKTNTTCNENISIYNSDNEPFRQKIVYLGNKQKNCTLMINDVEEIDNGRYKFRFQTNNPGGQWTGNPGVTLTVSATPWKVKANSTRKKDTFKEGDSVTLMCHTGSCFPTTTELTWFKNGQPISNRQTTANTLHFNSVSYEDYGNYSCASKANTSISSPQFSLDVKYSPKSTSVSVSPSGQILEGSSVTLTCRSNANPPVKNYIWFKMSSAGVQETGQGQNLTLAEVSSGDSGHYFCGAQNKHGAENSTAVVLAVAAKQNPAVLPVVLVVILLSISALVSYICLKRKRVDPSEEESNRNTDTEETKDHTYGNMVPSHNPKRTQEQSVNEEDDVNYSTVHFLSKTTPRNELPFEETEDASVLYSIVRT, from the exons ATGGGTGTTGAATACTCCCTCTCCTTGTGGGGAATGACTCTGTTAATCCTGTCAG GCGTCTATGGTAGTGATTGGGCTGTGTCGTATCCACGAAGAACCATTTGCACTGTGAGAGGCTCCTCTGTGATCATTCGTTGTTCATATAACTATCCTAAGGAATTTACTGTGCATTCTCAAAGTGTTCAACACAAAGTGACAACTGTGATGTGGTGTAAGACTAATACGACCTGTAATGAGAACATATCTATTTATAACAGTGACAATGAGCCATTCAGGCAAAAAATAGTGTATCTGGGAAATAAACAGAAGAACTGCACTTTAATGATAAACGATGTGGAAGAAATTGACAATGGAAGGTATAAATTCAGATTTCAAACCAATAATCCTGGAGGTCAATGGACTGGTAATCCTGGAGTGACTCTTACTGTATCTG CAACACCCTGGAAGGttaaagcaaattcaacaagaaaaaaagacacctTCAAAGAAGGAGACAGTGTGACTCTGATGTGTCACACAGGGAGCTGCTTTCCTACAACGACAGAGCTCACCTGGTTTAAGAACGGTCAGCCCATCTCAAACAGGCAGACAACAGCAAACACACTGCACTTTAATAGTGTTTCCTATGAAGACTATGGAAACTACTCCTGTGCTTCAAAAGCTAACACAAGTATATCATCTCCACAGTTCTCTCTTGATGTTAAAT attctCCAAAGAGCACCTCTGTATCAGTCAGTCCCTCTGGTCAAATACTGGAAGGCAGTTCTGTCACTCTGACCTGCAGGAGCAATGCAAACCCACCAGTGAAAAATTACATCTGGTTCAAGATGAGTAGTGCTGGTGTCCAGGAAACAGGACAAGGGCAGAATTTAACCCTTGCTGAGGTTAGCTCTGGAGACAGTGGACATTACTTCTGTGGAGCACAAAACAAGCATGGTGCTGAAAATTCTACAGCTGTAGTTCTTGCTGTTGCAG CCAAACAAAACCCAGCAGTGCTTCCAGTTGTGTTGGTAGTCATATTactgagcatttctgctctTGTGAGTTACATATGTTTGAAAAG AAAAAGGGTTGATCCTTCTGAAGAGGAGAGCAACAGGAACACAGACACTGAG GAAACTAAAGACCACACATACGGCAATATGGTACCATCGCACAACCCAAAGAGAACACAGGAGCAGAGTGTGAATGAAGAGGATGATGTCAATTACTCAACAGTCCACTTTCTGTCGAAGACAACACCCAG AAACGAACTCCCTTTCGAAGAGACGGAAGATGCCTCAGTTCTGTATAGTATAGTGCGGACGTGA
- the LOC102686857 gene encoding B-cell receptor CD22-like isoform X2 produces the protein MINDVEEIDNGRYKFRFQTNNPGGQWTGNPGVTLTVSATPWKVKANSTRKKDTFKEGDSVTLMCHTGSCFPTTTELTWFKNGQPISNRQTTANTLHFNSVSYEDYGNYSCASKANTSISSPQFSLDVKYSPKSTSVSVSPSGQILEGSSVTLTCRSNANPPVKNYIWFKMSSAGVQETGQGQNLTLAEVSSGDSGHYFCGAQNKHGAENSTAVVLAVAAKQNPAVLPVVLVVILLSISALVSYICLKRKRVDPSEEESNRNTDTEETKDHTYGNMVPSHNPKRTQEQSVNEEDDVNYSTVHFLSKTTPRNELPFEETEDASVLYSIVRT, from the exons ATGATAAACGATGTGGAAGAAATTGACAATGGAAGGTATAAATTCAGATTTCAAACCAATAATCCTGGAGGTCAATGGACTGGTAATCCTGGAGTGACTCTTACTGTATCTG CAACACCCTGGAAGGttaaagcaaattcaacaagaaaaaaagacacctTCAAAGAAGGAGACAGTGTGACTCTGATGTGTCACACAGGGAGCTGCTTTCCTACAACGACAGAGCTCACCTGGTTTAAGAACGGTCAGCCCATCTCAAACAGGCAGACAACAGCAAACACACTGCACTTTAATAGTGTTTCCTATGAAGACTATGGAAACTACTCCTGTGCTTCAAAAGCTAACACAAGTATATCATCTCCACAGTTCTCTCTTGATGTTAAAT attctCCAAAGAGCACCTCTGTATCAGTCAGTCCCTCTGGTCAAATACTGGAAGGCAGTTCTGTCACTCTGACCTGCAGGAGCAATGCAAACCCACCAGTGAAAAATTACATCTGGTTCAAGATGAGTAGTGCTGGTGTCCAGGAAACAGGACAAGGGCAGAATTTAACCCTTGCTGAGGTTAGCTCTGGAGACAGTGGACATTACTTCTGTGGAGCACAAAACAAGCATGGTGCTGAAAATTCTACAGCTGTAGTTCTTGCTGTTGCAG CCAAACAAAACCCAGCAGTGCTTCCAGTTGTGTTGGTAGTCATATTactgagcatttctgctctTGTGAGTTACATATGTTTGAAAAG AAAAAGGGTTGATCCTTCTGAAGAGGAGAGCAACAGGAACACAGACACTGAG GAAACTAAAGACCACACATACGGCAATATGGTACCATCGCACAACCCAAAGAGAACACAGGAGCAGAGTGTGAATGAAGAGGATGATGTCAATTACTCAACAGTCCACTTTCTGTCGAAGACAACACCCAG AAACGAACTCCCTTTCGAAGAGACGGAAGATGCCTCAGTTCTGTATAGTATAGTGCGGACGTGA
- the LOC107080076 gene encoding coxsackievirus and adenovirus receptor-like: MRVPDSLCLWAATLLILPGGLCGDWSVLYPQTSICAVPGSTVVIPCSYNYPSKDRLKVNTVMWCINDTDCIADSETKHYVYHSQTPNNRLKFSQRIRYLGNKMDNCTLKITDVGISDQETYRFRFETNDPQGRWVGQPGVTLSVTELKIQMSPTGKLEEVREGDNLNLSCVPEGCSLTQTEFTWFKNGQPLSSPWATENTLRFNPVSSEHAGTYSCALKGHAKTESVMFTLDVRSEFNTLMIAAILGLVLLVSIATLVIYICIRRKKAGQLKGENSRNMKARDVLNNIYDEVLQPNIPESEHMQRTPSEEDEVCYSAVSFPPKTASCQETNDSSVLYSTLKR; this comes from the exons ATGAGAGTTCCAGATTCTCTCTGCTTGTGGGCAGCAACTCTGTTAATCCTGCCTG GTGGTCTCTGTGGCGATTGGTCTGTATTGTATCCACAGACCTCTATCTGTGCTGTCCCAGGCAGTACTGTGGTCATTCCCTGTTCATATAATTATCCTTCTAAGGATAGACTGAAAGTGAACACTGTGATGTGGTGTATTAATGATACTGACTGTATTGCAGATtctgaaacaaaacattatgtttATCACTCTCAAACACCAAATAACAGGTTGAAGTTTAGTCAAAGAATTAGGTATCTAGGTAATAAAATGGATAACTGCACTTTAAAGATAACAGATGTAGGAATATCAGACCAGGAGACATATAGATTCCGATTTGAAACAAATGACCCTCAAGGACGCTGGGTTGGTCAACCAGGAGTGACACTTTCGGTTACTG AATTAAAGATTCAGATGAGCCCAACAGGAAAGTTGGAGGAAGTCAGAGAAGGAGATAACTTGAACTTGAGCTGTGTTCCAGAGGGATGCTCACTAACACAGACCGAGTTTACATGGTTTAAGAATGGACAGCCCCTCTCAAGCCCATGGGCCACAGAAAACACACTTCGCTTTAATCCTGTGTCCTCGGAACATGCTGGCACCTACTCCTGTGCTTTGAAAGGCCATGCAAAAACAGAATCTGTAATGTTCACTTTGGATGTTAGAT CTGAATTCAATACATTGATGATTGCAGCTATATTGGGACTTGTGCTACTAGTCAGCATAGCCACTCTAGTGATTTACATTTGTATCAGAAG GAAGAAGGCTGGTCAACTTAAAGGGGAGAATAGCAGAAACATGAAGGCTAGG gatGTTCTTAACAACATTTATGATGAAGTACTACAACCTAACATCCCGGAGTCAGAGCACATGCAGAGAACTCCATCTGAAGAAGATGAAGTCTGTTATTCAGCAGTTTCCTTTCCACCCAAGACAGCATCATG TCAAGAGACCAATGACTCCTCAGTTCTCTACAGCACTTTAAAGAGATAA
- the LOC107080071 gene encoding phospholipase A2 inhibitor gamma subunit B, which translates to MKMLGILALTCALFPLATGLSCNQCLPTSISPCIQVTCLPAFTKCFTGTLKATGITDLTVKSCMLPEVCTGDPFSINTGALKLTAKLDCCSTDNCNSNTPPAAYTDTTPSGLKCYYCDGTVCNKTLTCQGVENRCFTGSGSVNDQTQTYMGCVSDNTCKAYKTDLSKILNQIINFNFNMTCCSGNLCNNAMRTGQSVFLLLVPLAFIKLFN; encoded by the exons ATGAAGATGCTGGGGATTCTCGCTCTGACCTGTGCGCTCTTTCCTCTGG CCACTGGCCTCAGCTGTAATCAGTGTTTACCAACATCAATTTCCCCGTGCATACAGGTAACATGCCTTCCTGCATtcacaaagtgctttacagggaCTTTGAAAGCTACAG GGATTACTGATTTAACGGTGAAGTCATGCATGCTACCAGAGGTGTGCACAGGGGATCCTTTTTCGATAAATACTGGAGCATTGAAGCTGACTGCAAAACTAGACTGCTGTTCCACAGACAACTGCAACTCCAATACTCCTCCTG CTGCTTATACAGACACTACCCCCAGTGGTCTAAAGTGTTATTACTGTGATGGAACTGTCTGCAATAAGACTCTGACTTGTCAAGGGGTTGAAAATCGCTGTTTCACGGGTTCTG gtTCTGTCAATGATCAGACCCAGACATACATGGGATGTGTCAGTGACAATACCTGTAAGGCATATAAAACGGATCTATCAAAGATATTGAACCAGAtaatcaatttcaatttcaatatgACATGCTGTTCTGGAAACCTGTGCAACAACGCCATGCGCACAGGGCAGAGTGTATTTCTCCTGCTGGTGCCTCTTGCTTTCATCAAGCTCTTCAACTGA